One genomic segment of Halictus rubicundus isolate RS-2024b unplaced genomic scaffold, iyHalRubi1_principal scaffold0569, whole genome shotgun sequence includes these proteins:
- the LOC143364466 gene encoding uncharacterized protein LOC143364466, producing MPPTNPSLSQATALSTLKHSVDTEQPPDIDLIKMHLNGLIEFWKRFDDIQSELEALDENQEPRRYEIQNEYYAIVVRANKIIEKAQPTLPQRRGTVESLATSVTAPMAIKLPEMRLPSFDGNIEDWVSYFDTFKSTIDSNENLTPLQKLQYLRSTLHGKALKCISALNTTDANYYDAIELLKRKYDCPRRIILKHCDAIRDYPRLVKDTPEALDDLVNSVNQHLRALKNLGEDFTRCNGFLISMILSKVSSDTAWLWELTIKGKNMPSYTDLLDFLEKRASCAQTGPSSASAVPLRPRPNFTSYPQSTRPSANFTSHPQSTRPPARSHAFVTNQEIDRGTIKIPPNLHLADPEFHRPAPIDLLLGSGTALSILCVGQIVLSRPDESDLYLQKSQLGWVIGGSAPVTSPAHGTLCHATTALQFDLTRFWEVEEGPQRQHLSESDIICESHFQEHTVRNRDGRYVVALPFNEKLSRLGDSKQEYHAVIQEYLDLGHMSELPQEQQSPEGYYLPHHGVVKVTSDTTKLRVVFDGSATTNSGIALNDALHTGPKIQDDLLHILLRFRIHRYVLTGDIEKMYRQFLLSRDEGHRFPQAGKILLRDFYVDDVLTGTSTIEEALSLREDLTQILKTARLTIRQWASNDLTLLTGLPEQAINKKLYLGESSTLKTLGIVWNSSNDSITYAVETCSPPSRSTKRSITSEIAKIYDPLGLLGPVIITAKMLLQRIWTIKVDWDESLPMDIHTEWIRFYNKLPALNNITFPRRTIIESPRKVELHGFSDASEKAYGACLYLRTTDSRGHTETTLLFAKSKVAPLKTISIPRLELCGALLLTSLVETAKQALPVEIHKTIYWTDSTIVLHWVKTSPHTLKTFVANRVSEIQRRTANADWRHVPTADNPADLISRGQSPEDFLQPSIWQHGPTWLNEEESFWPTTELPQPETIPEQRVAICLKALICDTTILDNCSSWGKLQRIIARCLRWKGSNTTKGSLTSSELRYAHDVIIKLIQRQHFAEELRCLSRSEIGVKGKLQQLNPFIDKDGILRVGGRLKNSRIPFAQKHPIVLPKARITALIIEHEHRIQLHAGTQATLYAIRRRYWPIDGRSQVGKTIRNCVRCYRVQPPPTQYVMGDLPEARVTDSRPFANVGVDYCGPFFIKERRYRSRTHIKVYVAVFVCLSVKAIHLELVSDLTSEAFIAALRRFIARRGHCINIYSDNGTNFVGANNELRDLRELLQSDDHNEKVKTFLADRSITWNFIPPLTPHFGGIWEAAVKSFKRHFWRIAGAERFTFEVFNTLIIEIEAVLNSRPLTPISSDPNDTLVLTPGHFLIGDSLTSLRERDFRDVPSNRLSTWQHIQKLKQHFWNRWYKEYLNEMTSRSRWSSGTHPIKEGTIVLLREDNVPPMQWPLGRVIKVYPGSDGIVRAAT from the exons ATGCCTCCGACAAACCCATCCTTGTCTCAAGCAACGGCTCTCAGCACTTTAAAGC ATTCCGTCGATACCGAACAACCACCTGACATAGAtcttataaaaatgcatttgaacGGTCTCATTGAATTTTGGAAGCGTTTCGATGATATACAATCCGAGCTAGAGGCATTAGACGAAAACCAGGAACCTCGCCGATACGAGATACAAAACGAGTACTACGCGATAGTTGTCAGAGCcaacaaaataatagaaaaggcgcAACCAACTTTGCCCCAACGTCGCGGAACAGTCGAGTCACTCGCGACATCGGTAACTGCTCCGATGGCAATCAAGTTACCAGAAATGCGGTTGCCATCGTTCGACGGAAACATCGAAGATTGGGTATCATATTTCGACACATTCAAATCAACGATTGACTCGAATGAAAATCTGACTCCGTTGCAAAAACTGCAGTACCTCCGTTCAACCTTACACGGAAAGGCGTTGAAGTGCATCTCCGCGTTAAACACGACAGACGCGAATTATTACGATGCAATAGAACTGCTCAAAAGGAAGTACGATTGTCCGCGGAGAATAATCTTAAAACATTGCGACGCAATTAGGGATTATCCGAGATTAGTAAAGGACACTCCAGAGGCGTTAGACGATCTCGTGAACTCGGTCAACCAGCATCTACGAGCCTTGAAAAATCTAGGAGAAGACTTCACAAGATGTAACGGCTTTTTAATATCAATGATATTATCCAAGGTTAGCAGCGACACTGCATGGCTTTGGGAACTAACGATAAAAGGCAAAAACATGCCGTCGTACACGGACCTCTTagattttctcgagaaacgcGCAAGTTGCGCACAAACTGGACCATCCAGTGCCTCCGCGGTGCCATTACGCCCTAGACCGAATTTTACAAGCTATCCGCAATCGACACGCCCCAGCGCGAACTTCACAAGCCATCCGCAGTCAACAAGACCACCCGCCAGATCACACGCTTTCGTAACGA ATCAAGAGATTGATcgcggaacaataaaaattccgccGAATCTGCACCTTGCAGATCCGGAATTCCATCGACCGGCACCGATCGATTTGTTATTAGGATCCGGAACAGCCCTCTCAATCTTATGCGTCGGCCAAATTGTCTTGTCACGCCCAGATGAGTCCGATCTCTACCTTCAAAAATCGCAACTCGGTTGGGTCATCGGGGGGAGCGCGCCAGTCACTTCTCCTGCTCATGGCACACTTTGCCACGCGACCACCGCGTTACAATTCGACCTCACCCGTTTCTGGGAGGTTGAAGAAGGCCCACAAAGACAGCATCTGTCTGAATCTGATATAATTTGCGAAAGCCATTTCCAAGAACACACAGTTCGGAATCGTGACGGCAGATACGTCGTGGCTTTACCTTTCAACGAGAAATTGTCGCGTCTCGGAGACTCCAAG CAAGAGTATCATGCGGTGATCCAAGAATACCTTGACCTCGGACACATGAGCGAACTGCCACAGGAACAACAGTCACCTGAGGGGTATTACCTACCACATCACGGGGTCGTTAAGGTCACCAGTGACACAACCAAACTCCGCGTAGTCTTCGACGGTTCTGCCACGACTAATTCAGGCATAGCATTAAATGACGCTCTCCACACCGGTCCAAAAATTCAAGACGATCTACTCCACATTTTATTAAGATTCCGCATTCATCGATACGTACTGACGGGAGACATTGAAAAGATGTACCGACAGTTCCTC CTCAGTCGAGACGAAGGCCACCGCTTTCCTCAAGCCGGCAAGATTTTATTGCGTGACTTTTACGTGGATGACGTTCTGACCGGTACATCGACCATAGAAGAGGCATTATCCTTACGCGAAGACCTCACACAAATACTCAAGACCGCAAGACTGACAATACGACAATGGGCATCTAATGACCTTACTCTTCTGACTGGCTTGCCCGAGCAGGccattaacaaaaaattatacctGGGAGAGTCATCCACTCTCAAAACCTTAGGGATTGTCTGGAATTCCTCAAACGACTCTATTACGTACGCAGTCGAAACTTGCTCTCCACCATCACGTTCGACCAAACGCAGTATCACCTCAGAAATAGCAAAGATATATGATCCACTAGGGCTGCTCGGGCCAGTAATTATTACGGCAAAAATGCTACTACAAAGGATCTGGACCATAAAGGTTGACTGGGACGAGTCGCTGCCAATGGATATCCATACCGAATGGATacgtttttataataaattgccaGCGCTGAACAACATCACGTTCCCGCGACGCACAATCATTGAATCGCCAAGAAAAGTCGAACTACACGGTTTTAGTGACGCAAGCGAAAAGGCCTACGGAGCATGCCTCTACCTGCGTACAACCGACTCACGCGGTCACACCGAGACAACTCTTTTGTTCGCTAAATCCAAGGTCGCCCCATTGAAAACGATCTCAATACCACGACTCGAATTATGTGGAGCACTTCTGCTAACCTCTCTTGTCGAGACCGCAAAACAAGCGCTACCTGTGGAAATACATAAAACCATCTATTGGACCGACTCCACCATTGTTCTCCATTGGGTGAAGACATCTCCACACACTCTAAAAACCTTCGTGGCTAACAGAGTGTCGGAAATTCAAAGGCGCACAGCTAACGCAGATTGGCGACACGTACCCACTGCCGACAACCCGGCCGATCTTATCTCGCGAGGTCAATCACCAGAAGACTTCCTTCAACCTTCCATCTGGCAACACGGTCCGACTTGGCTCAACGAAGAAGAATCTTTCTGGCCCACTACCGAACTACCTCAACCAGAGACAATCCCAGAACAAAGGGTCGCGATTTGTCTCAAAGCATTAATTTGCGACACCACGATTCTGGACAACTGCTCCTCATGGGGAAAGCTTCAAAGAATCATCGCGCGCTGTCTCCGATGGAAAGGATCTAACACCACCAAAGGAAGTCTGACATCCTCCGAACTAAGATACGCCCACGACGTAATCATCAAACTGATACAAAGACAACACTTTGCAGAAGAATTGCGCTGCCTCTCGAGAAGCGAAATAGGCGTTAAGGGTAAGCTGCAACAACTGAACCCATTCATCGACAAAGACGGAATTCTGCGAGTAGGAGGCCGTCTGAAGAATTCGCGAATTCCATTCGCGCAAAAACATCCCATCGTCCTCCCAAAGGCTCGAATCACGGCATTAATAATAGAACACGAGCATCGAATACAATTACACGCTGGTACACAGGCTACCCTATACGCGATTAGACGCCGTTATTGGCCCATCGACGGTCGGAGTCAGGTAGGGAAAACCATCAGAAACTGCGTCCGCTGCTACCGTGTCCAACCGCCGCCAACACAATACGTGATGGGCGACCTACCTGAGGCTCGAGTCACCGACTCACGCCCATTTGCAAACGTCGGCGTTGATTATTGCGGTCCCTTTTTCATAAAGGAGCGACGATACCGAAGTCGAACCCACATTAAAGTATATGTCGCAGTTTTCGTTTGCCTCTCAGTAAAAGCCATTCACCTAGAATTGGTTAGCGATCTTACCTCCGAAGCATTTATAGCAGCCCTACGTCGTTTCATTGCTAGACGAGGTCATTGTATTAACATTTACTCTGACAATGGCACCAATTTCGTCGGCGCCAACAACGAGCTTCGAGACCTCCGCGAACTTTTGCAGTCCGATGACCACAACGAGAAGGTCAAAACCTTTCTTGCTGACCGATCCATCACGTGGAATTTTATTCCTCCATTAACACCTCACTTCGGCGGCAtctgggaagcggccgtgaaatcaTTCAAGCGTCATTTCTGGCGTATCGCAGGTGCTGAACGATTTACATTTGAAGTGTTCAACACTTTaattattgagatagaagcCGTTCTAAATTCACGTCCTTTAACTCCCATTTCATCAGACCCAAATGACACCCTTGTCCTAACTCCTGGCCATTTCCTGATTGGCGACTCGTTAACGAGTCTGCGCGAGCGCGATTTCAGGGATGTGCCATCAAACAGACTTTCAACCTGGCAACATATCCAGAAACTAAAGCAGCATTTCTGGAACCGATGGTACAAGGAGTACCTAAACGAGATGACGAGTCGTTCGAGATGGTCCAGCGGTACACACCCCATCAAGGAGGGCACCATCGTGCTCTTGAGGGAGGACAACGTACCACCGATGCAGTGGCCACTCGGGAGAGTCATCAAGGTCTACCCCGGATCTGATGGCATAGTTCGAGCTGCAACA